A single Bacillus sp. OxB-1 DNA region contains:
- a CDS encoding GNAT family N-acetyltransferase, whose product MEFELVELGGDAFAFRKQEDGKTIAEITWTLLGDVMVMDHTFVSPTLRGQGVAKQLLDRAAEYARENELKMEAVCSYVVTAFDRYSDYEDVIA is encoded by the coding sequence ATGGAATTCGAATTAGTGGAACTCGGCGGTGACGCGTTTGCATTCCGCAAACAAGAGGATGGTAAGACGATTGCGGAAATTACATGGACTTTGCTAGGGGACGTCATGGTCATGGACCATACTTTCGTTTCCCCAACATTGCGAGGCCAAGGGGTTGCCAAGCAATTACTCGATCGGGCGGCTGAATATGCACGGGAAAACGAGCTGAAGATGGAGGCCGTCTGTTCCTACGTCGTGACGGCATTTGATCGCTATTCGGACTATGAAGATGTCATAGCGTGA
- a CDS encoding ring-cleaving dioxygenase, with translation MRLEGIHHVSAITADAEKNFNFFTKVLGMRLVKKTVNQDSTSSYHLFYADAVGTPGTDMTYFDIPMAGRTYPGVSSISNTAFRIMSEEALDFWQQRFTELGIEQDAIEDRFGRKTLTFRDQEGSRLQLVVDDGKGIPYGVPWVREDIPEQYAIVGLGPVTLTVRRAGSTVDVLTSVLHFKEIGSYPSTVAGMPDIRVFSTGEGGPAGEVHVETRTDLPAERPGRGSVHHVAFRIKSMDDYDRWEEWLRSQGFMTSGLVDRFYFKSIYFREPNGILFELATDEPGFATDEPLESLGESLALPPFLEPRREQIEASLRPLDI, from the coding sequence ATGCGATTAGAGGGAATCCATCATGTATCCGCCATTACAGCGGATGCAGAGAAAAATTTCAATTTCTTTACGAAGGTCCTCGGTATGCGGCTGGTGAAGAAGACCGTGAACCAAGATTCGACGTCATCGTATCATTTGTTTTACGCGGATGCGGTCGGGACTCCGGGGACGGATATGACGTATTTCGATATCCCGATGGCGGGAAGAACATACCCGGGCGTCTCGAGTATTAGCAACACGGCGTTCCGGATCATGTCCGAAGAGGCGCTGGATTTCTGGCAGCAGCGGTTTACAGAGCTTGGCATTGAGCAGGATGCGATAGAAGACCGATTCGGTCGCAAGACGTTGACATTCCGGGATCAGGAAGGGTCTCGGCTTCAATTGGTCGTCGACGATGGCAAGGGAATTCCGTACGGTGTTCCATGGGTTCGCGAAGATATTCCGGAACAGTATGCGATTGTCGGATTAGGCCCGGTCACGCTGACGGTTCGCCGTGCCGGATCAACAGTGGATGTGTTGACGTCGGTTCTTCATTTCAAGGAAATCGGCTCGTATCCATCAACCGTGGCAGGCATGCCGGACATCCGGGTGTTCTCGACAGGTGAAGGTGGTCCGGCCGGGGAGGTCCATGTCGAAACGAGAACGGATCTTCCGGCGGAAAGGCCGGGGCGGGGCAGCGTGCATCATGTGGCGTTCCGCATTAAATCGATGGACGACTATGATCGCTGGGAAGAATGGTTGCGGAGCCAAGGCTTCATGACGAGCGGATTAGTCGACAGGTTTTATTTCAAATCAATTTATTTCCGGGAGCCGAATGGCATCCTCTTTGAACTGGCGACCGATGAACCAGGCTTTGCGACAGATGAGCCGCTAGAATCATTGGGCGAATCGCTGGCTCTCCCGCCATTTTTGGAGCCGCGTCGGGAACAAATCGAAGCTTCCCTGCGGCCATTGGACATTTGA
- a CDS encoding DUF1002 domain-containing protein, whose amino-acid sequence MRRIITTLAALLLAVGVLFPQSTTAEKAIDEKLGVPIVVYGANLSETEKETMKKSLGVDQETEVEEITVDGNDLVKYIKNGNSQARMYSSAKITRQEEGKGLVISIVTEENITEVTPEMYANAMLTAGIEDAIVEVASPKKVSGHSALVGIYKAYEVTGETLDTERTDVANDELNLATKFAKDSGIDQEKVSTLLTEIKKQIAEQNPATKEDVERIVKEQLSKLNIELNEADRQLLIDLMDRIRNLDIDFSKFSDQLNDMATKIKDKFGEIDPGFWEKVKQFFADLFESIKSWFN is encoded by the coding sequence ATGAGACGGATCATCACGACACTAGCGGCCCTTTTGCTGGCGGTTGGAGTGCTGTTCCCCCAGAGCACCACAGCTGAAAAGGCGATCGATGAAAAACTTGGCGTCCCCATTGTAGTGTATGGCGCCAACTTATCGGAAACTGAAAAAGAGACGATGAAGAAAAGCTTGGGAGTTGACCAAGAGACCGAAGTCGAAGAAATCACGGTCGACGGCAATGACCTAGTCAAATATATTAAGAACGGCAATAGCCAGGCGAGAATGTATTCATCCGCCAAAATCACCCGGCAGGAAGAAGGGAAAGGGCTCGTCATTTCCATCGTCACAGAAGAGAATATTACAGAAGTGACACCCGAAATGTATGCAAATGCCATGCTGACGGCAGGAATCGAGGACGCGATCGTCGAAGTGGCGTCGCCGAAAAAAGTATCAGGACACTCCGCGCTTGTCGGCATTTACAAAGCATATGAAGTGACGGGGGAAACACTCGACACGGAACGTACTGACGTGGCGAATGATGAGCTGAATCTGGCAACGAAATTTGCAAAGGATTCCGGTATCGATCAGGAGAAAGTGTCAACCCTCCTGACGGAAATCAAAAAGCAGATCGCTGAACAAAATCCGGCGACAAAGGAAGATGTCGAACGGATTGTCAAGGAACAATTGTCTAAACTCAATATCGAGCTGAATGAGGCTGACCGCCAATTACTCATCGATTTGATGGACAGGATTCGGAACTTGGACATCGATTTCTCCAAGTTTTCCGACCAGCTGAATGATATGGCTACGAAAATAAAAGACAAATTCGGTGAAATCGATCCCGGTTTCTGGGAAAAGGTGAAACAATTTTTCGCGGACCTGTTCGAATCGATAAAATCCTGGTTCAATTGA
- a CDS encoding CvfB family protein: MKELQPGTMTELEVIAKEGSRWILEGDVQMNASDADETLEVADRVTVFLYVNRRKELSATTQLPRVTIGSYGWARVIRIDAKEGVYVDIGAPVEVLVNKADMPRVRALWPQTDDMLYMTLRTDLGGTLFGRLVTEERALEQIAAAPASLTNANLKARAYRLLPVGTFLLSIPENYRIFIHQSEREKEPRLGEELDVRVIGVRDDGTLNGSLLPRKQERLADDSEVILRYLQDSGGQMPFTDKSNPEEIQEMFTMSKGAFKRALGRLMKEGKITQEDGWTTLK, encoded by the coding sequence ATGAAAGAATTGCAACCTGGTACGATGACCGAACTGGAAGTGATCGCAAAAGAAGGATCTCGATGGATCTTGGAAGGCGATGTTCAAATGAATGCTTCGGATGCGGATGAGACGCTAGAAGTAGCGGATCGTGTAACCGTGTTCCTCTATGTCAACCGGCGGAAGGAGCTGTCCGCCACGACGCAGCTCCCTCGGGTGACAATCGGATCGTATGGCTGGGCCCGGGTCATCCGCATCGATGCCAAGGAAGGGGTCTACGTCGATATTGGGGCTCCTGTGGAAGTGCTTGTGAATAAAGCAGATATGCCAAGGGTCCGTGCCCTTTGGCCTCAGACGGACGATATGCTATATATGACGCTGCGCACCGATTTGGGAGGCACTCTTTTTGGCAGGTTGGTGACGGAAGAAAGAGCGCTCGAGCAAATTGCGGCGGCGCCCGCTTCCTTGACGAATGCCAATTTGAAAGCGAGGGCGTATCGTTTATTGCCTGTCGGTACGTTTCTATTAAGCATTCCGGAAAATTACCGGATTTTCATCCACCAATCGGAACGGGAGAAAGAGCCGCGCTTAGGCGAAGAATTGGACGTCCGGGTTATCGGGGTCCGTGATGACGGAACGTTGAATGGTTCTTTGCTTCCGCGGAAACAGGAGCGTCTGGCGGATGATTCGGAAGTGATTCTCCGTTATTTACAGGATAGCGGCGGCCAAATGCCGTTCACCGATAAATCAAATCCGGAGGAGATCCAGGAAATGTTCACGATGAGCAAGGGGGCCTTCAAACGGGCACTCGGCAGGCTGATGAAGGAAGGGAAGATCACCCAGGAAGATGGATGGACAACTTTGAAATGA
- the mntR gene encoding transcriptional regulator MntR: MATPGMEDYIEQIYLHIEAKGEARVSDVAESLAVLPSSVTKMAQRLHREGYVVYERYRGLELTEKGMHFGEKLVRRHDLLEQFLRIIGVEEKNIYGDVEGIEHHLSWNAMDRITDLVEALKQDEEFVRKLNMGREKEGDWE, translated from the coding sequence TTGGCTACACCGGGGATGGAAGATTATATCGAACAGATTTATTTGCATATCGAAGCGAAGGGGGAGGCGCGGGTATCGGATGTCGCGGAATCACTTGCCGTCCTTCCTTCCTCCGTCACGAAAATGGCGCAACGCTTGCATCGAGAAGGCTATGTGGTCTATGAACGGTATAGAGGACTCGAGTTGACAGAAAAAGGAATGCACTTCGGCGAGAAGCTCGTGCGGCGCCATGATTTGCTGGAGCAGTTTCTCCGTATTATTGGAGTAGAAGAGAAGAATATTTATGGAGACGTAGAAGGGATTGAACACCATTTGAGCTGGAATGCGATGGATCGGATCACCGACCTGGTCGAGGCGCTGAAACAAGACGAGGAGTTCGTCCGGAAATTGAATATGGGAAGAGAAAAGGAAGGCGATTGGGAATGA
- a CDS encoding lmo0937 family membrane protein: MGRIIWLLIVALIVFWVLGLVFKIGGGLIHLLLVVAGIIFVIQLFTGKRTV, translated from the coding sequence ATGGGCCGAATTATTTGGTTGCTTATCGTTGCCCTGATCGTATTTTGGGTATTAGGGCTTGTCTTCAAAATTGGCGGTGGACTGATCCACCTCCTGCTCGTAGTTGCCGGAATCATTTTTGTCATCCAGCTCTTTACGGGAAAACGGACCGTGTAA
- a CDS encoding GNAT family N-acetyltransferase, which produces MHLEEWTMEEQEQLIHFMTTNTWPYHGIPRPGRDMIEKAIEEGGYESDEVKTFWVENEEGEKVGIVKIYDLQDEIPLFDLRIGDASRGFGYGPKALRLVAEYVFGLKEKKIRLEGHTRQDNLAMRKTFERAGFVKEAHLRNAWFSPKENKYYDAVTYGITREDFIMGTTTPVIWEDGDKPKAFVSPRRIPDFPESFESERLLIRAPRIEDAPDALHAIQRSLEGLRKWMPWAQPEPELHMTEESLRKAMANFITRQDLRFHIYHKETGEFIGSSGLHRIDWSIPKFEIGYWLSKDFQGNGYMTEAVVRIEQFAFERLGARRVEIRCDEANMKSRRVAERAGFVLEGVLKQDSLSPDGNVLRNTCIYAKID; this is translated from the coding sequence ATGCACTTGGAAGAATGGACGATGGAAGAGCAGGAGCAGCTGATCCATTTCATGACGACGAACACATGGCCCTATCATGGAATTCCACGCCCTGGCCGCGATATGATTGAAAAGGCAATTGAAGAAGGCGGTTATGAATCGGATGAAGTGAAAACCTTCTGGGTGGAAAATGAAGAAGGGGAAAAAGTCGGCATCGTGAAAATCTACGACTTGCAAGATGAGATTCCGCTCTTCGATCTGCGAATCGGGGATGCCTCGCGCGGTTTTGGCTATGGTCCGAAAGCGCTCCGGCTCGTCGCGGAGTATGTATTCGGATTGAAAGAGAAGAAAATCCGATTGGAAGGCCATACCCGCCAAGACAATCTAGCTATGAGAAAAACATTCGAACGGGCCGGGTTTGTTAAGGAGGCTCATTTACGGAATGCTTGGTTCTCGCCAAAGGAAAATAAGTATTATGATGCCGTTACATATGGAATCACCCGAGAAGACTTCATCATGGGAACGACGACGCCTGTTATTTGGGAAGATGGGGACAAGCCTAAGGCCTTTGTGTCGCCACGGCGCATTCCGGATTTTCCGGAATCATTTGAATCGGAACGTCTTCTAATCCGGGCTCCTAGAATAGAGGATGCACCCGATGCGCTACATGCGATCCAACGCTCATTGGAAGGGCTGCGGAAATGGATGCCGTGGGCGCAACCGGAACCCGAGCTACATATGACGGAGGAAAGTTTGCGAAAGGCAATGGCGAACTTTATTACGAGGCAAGACTTGCGGTTTCATATTTACCATAAAGAAACAGGGGAATTCATCGGTTCTTCCGGTCTCCACCGGATCGATTGGTCCATCCCGAAATTCGAAATTGGGTATTGGCTGTCAAAGGATTTTCAAGGAAATGGCTATATGACGGAGGCCGTTGTTAGAATTGAACAGTTTGCTTTTGAACGACTGGGAGCAAGGCGGGTGGAGATCCGTTGTGATGAGGCGAATATGAAAAGTCGCCGGGTTGCGGAGCGGGCGGGCTTCGTCCTGGAAGGCGTTTTGAAACAGGATAGCTTGTCGCCTGATGGAAATGTTTTACGGAATACATGCATCTATGCGAAAATAGACTGA
- a CDS encoding heavy metal translocating P-type ATPase, with amino-acid sequence MTTVNETEYRLENLSCANCALKFEQNVKNLPSIEEAQVNFGASKLRFSGNATIEELEAAGAFDGIKVVPLQQSKRDVAPRTPFFKKKENVVSFISLIFLIIGSIVSSQMGEAHPAAIALFAVSIVVGGVGMFRTGLANLVRLEFDMKTLMTIAIIGAALIGEWREGAVVVFLFAVSEALEAYSMDKARQSIRQLMDIAPPSALVRRDGELVELLTEDIVVGDILVVQPGQKIAMDGTVLSGKTTINQAAITGESVPVLKEQGDEVFAGTLNEEGALEVQVTKLVGDTTIAKIIHLVEDAQAEKAPSQKFVDKFAKYYTPIIIGIAILVAVVPPLFGGDWNAWIYQGLAVLVVGCPCALVVSTPVAIVTAIGNAARQGVLIKGGVHLEETGRLNAIAFDKTGTLTKGYPEVTDFIAAEGMEARRLLGMAAAVESLSQHPLGKAIVNFARANGAGAAEVSDFQSVTGKGAYGKVDGVMVSIGSLDWANELTHLPSSVSEQAATLQQEGKTVMAIVLDAQYGGLLAVADPEREESRTVLAKLKEIGIRHTVMLTGDHPGTAAAIADRLGVTDVRASLMPEDKLTAIKQLKDQYGRVAMVGDGINDAPALAASSIGIAMGGAGTDAALETADIALMADDLRNLPYTMKLSRKTLRIIKENIMFALGLKIIALLLIIPGWLTLWIAIFADMGATLLVVLNSLRLLRVQK; translated from the coding sequence ATGACAACAGTTAATGAAACTGAATATCGATTGGAAAACTTATCATGCGCCAATTGTGCGCTGAAATTCGAACAGAACGTAAAGAACCTTCCCTCTATTGAAGAGGCCCAAGTCAACTTCGGCGCTTCCAAATTGCGATTCAGCGGCAATGCCACAATCGAGGAACTTGAAGCTGCGGGCGCCTTTGACGGCATCAAGGTCGTTCCACTGCAACAGAGCAAGCGTGATGTTGCACCAAGGACCCCATTTTTTAAGAAAAAAGAAAACGTAGTTTCTTTCATTTCACTGATATTCTTAATAATCGGTTCGATCGTCTCCTCTCAAATGGGTGAAGCGCATCCTGCGGCCATCGCACTCTTTGCTGTCTCCATCGTAGTCGGAGGGGTTGGCATGTTCCGAACGGGCTTGGCCAATCTTGTCCGGTTAGAATTCGACATGAAAACGCTCATGACGATTGCCATCATCGGGGCGGCCCTCATCGGAGAGTGGCGCGAAGGAGCGGTTGTCGTATTCCTATTCGCGGTCAGCGAAGCCCTCGAAGCGTATTCAATGGACAAAGCGCGTCAGTCCATACGGCAACTGATGGATATTGCACCACCTTCCGCATTGGTCAGACGGGATGGCGAGCTAGTTGAACTATTGACCGAAGATATCGTCGTTGGAGATATTCTCGTCGTCCAGCCCGGACAAAAGATTGCGATGGACGGGACTGTCCTATCCGGGAAGACGACCATCAACCAAGCTGCTATCACAGGCGAGTCCGTCCCGGTTTTGAAAGAACAGGGGGATGAAGTATTTGCCGGAACGCTGAATGAAGAGGGAGCGCTCGAGGTCCAAGTGACCAAATTGGTCGGCGACACGACCATCGCAAAAATTATCCATCTCGTAGAGGATGCGCAAGCGGAAAAGGCGCCCTCTCAAAAGTTCGTCGATAAATTTGCCAAGTACTACACGCCGATCATTATCGGCATCGCCATTTTAGTAGCCGTCGTCCCGCCGTTGTTCGGAGGGGACTGGAATGCATGGATTTACCAAGGGCTCGCTGTTCTTGTTGTCGGCTGTCCATGTGCACTTGTTGTCTCGACTCCCGTCGCCATTGTTACCGCAATCGGCAATGCTGCCCGTCAAGGCGTGCTCATCAAAGGCGGCGTCCACTTGGAGGAAACAGGCCGTCTGAATGCGATTGCCTTCGATAAAACCGGTACATTGACGAAGGGATATCCGGAAGTGACGGATTTCATTGCAGCAGAGGGGATGGAAGCCCGCCGTTTGCTTGGCATGGCCGCCGCGGTGGAATCACTGTCCCAACACCCTCTTGGCAAAGCGATTGTCAACTTCGCAAGGGCTAACGGGGCGGGCGCCGCTGAAGTATCCGATTTCCAATCGGTAACAGGAAAAGGGGCATACGGCAAGGTTGACGGCGTCATGGTTTCAATCGGAAGCCTCGATTGGGCGAATGAACTGACCCACTTGCCGTCATCTGTCTCAGAGCAAGCCGCCACTCTTCAGCAAGAAGGAAAAACCGTCATGGCGATCGTGCTGGACGCTCAATACGGTGGATTGCTTGCCGTGGCCGATCCGGAGCGGGAAGAAAGCCGGACGGTTCTTGCGAAACTGAAAGAAATCGGCATCCGGCATACGGTCATGTTAACAGGAGACCATCCCGGCACCGCAGCCGCCATCGCCGATAGGCTTGGCGTCACCGATGTCCGTGCAAGCCTGATGCCGGAAGATAAACTGACGGCCATTAAACAATTGAAAGATCAATACGGCCGTGTCGCGATGGTCGGAGACGGCATCAATGACGCGCCTGCACTCGCTGCATCTTCCATCGGCATTGCAATGGGTGGAGCGGGAACGGACGCCGCACTCGAGACGGCGGATATCGCATTGATGGCAGATGATTTACGGAATTTGCCGTATACGATGAAATTAAGTAGAAAAACGTTGCGAATCATAAAAGAAAACATTATGTTTGCATTAGGGCTTAAAATTATAGCGCTGCTTCTCATCATTCCCGGATGGCTTACCCTCTGGATCGCCATTTTTGCGGATATGGGAGCGACTTTATTGGTCGTACTGAATTCCTTACGACTCTTGCGTGTTCAAAAGTAG
- a CDS encoding ArsR/SmtB family transcription factor: protein MTLKDVCDITVVHEEVVERIQGVLPELGGMVQIFKALADETRLKIAYSLTLEEEMCVCDVAAVIGGSAATASHHLRYLRDHALAKSMRKGKMVYYSLADDHVHQLVKIAYDHAVEEGDHHDNS, encoded by the coding sequence ATGACGTTGAAAGATGTTTGTGACATTACAGTTGTCCATGAAGAGGTCGTAGAGCGGATTCAAGGTGTGCTCCCGGAGTTGGGCGGTATGGTTCAAATTTTTAAAGCGTTGGCGGATGAAACACGTTTGAAGATCGCGTACTCGTTAACACTGGAAGAAGAGATGTGTGTGTGCGATGTAGCAGCGGTTATCGGAGGATCGGCTGCCACCGCTTCTCACCATCTCCGGTACTTGCGGGACCATGCCCTCGCAAAATCAATGCGCAAAGGCAAGATGGTCTACTATTCACTGGCCGATGACCATGTCCATCAACTTGTGAAAATCGCGTATGACCATGCCGTCGAAGAAGGTGATCATCATGACAACAGTTAA
- a CDS encoding universal stress protein → MYNRILLAVDGSENSKRAAQQAAHLASLVPGATVELIYILDYDRIRADVILDASADDLHIDRKNRIAPIEDLFKEQDISYKMVIKHGEPGPTIVNYANEGHFDLVILGSRGLNAFQEMVLGSVSHKVAKRVKAPVLIVK, encoded by the coding sequence ATGTATAACAGAATATTATTGGCGGTTGATGGGTCGGAGAACTCGAAACGAGCTGCACAGCAGGCCGCCCATTTGGCTTCGTTGGTCCCCGGTGCAACTGTGGAATTGATTTATATCTTGGACTACGATCGAATCCGGGCGGATGTCATCCTGGATGCCAGCGCAGACGACTTGCACATTGACCGGAAAAATCGGATCGCTCCGATCGAGGACTTATTCAAGGAACAGGATATTTCATATAAAATGGTCATCAAACATGGCGAACCCGGCCCGACCATTGTCAACTATGCCAATGAAGGCCATTTCGATCTGGTCATTCTCGGAAGCCGTGGATTGAATGCGTTTCAAGAGATGGTGCTCGGCAGCGTCAGTCATAAAGTGGCAAAACGGGTGAAAGCACCTGTTTTGATCGTAAAATAA
- a CDS encoding Na+/H+ antiporter subunit G, producing MSVDEIGKFIGAVLILTGGIASVISVFGLIRLPDVYTRSHAATKSSTLAVLLTLSGAFLYFLFSEHFISVRLLLGIVFVFLTAPVAGHLIIRAAYRSKVKLADISAEDELYEVLHGEEKEEESVK from the coding sequence TTGAGCGTAGACGAGATCGGTAAATTTATAGGCGCGGTCTTAATTTTAACAGGCGGGATTGCCAGTGTGATTAGTGTGTTCGGGCTTATCCGATTACCGGATGTGTATACGAGGTCCCATGCCGCGACGAAAAGCTCCACACTGGCGGTATTGCTGACCTTATCCGGGGCTTTTCTATATTTTTTATTCAGCGAACATTTCATCAGTGTCCGGTTGCTGTTGGGAATCGTGTTCGTGTTTTTGACAGCACCCGTCGCAGGACATCTCATCATTCGGGCGGCCTATCGATCGAAAGTGAAATTGGCTGACATCTCTGCTGAGGATGAACTGTATGAGGTGCTGCATGGCGAGGAGAAGGAAGAAGAAAGCGTGAAATGA
- a CDS encoding Na(+)/H(+) antiporter subunit F1, whose product MIELMLKISVVLFSITIAIAVLRIILGPSMPDRVIALDVIGVNLIATIAVISVIMNTKAFLEVILILGILSFIGTIAFSKSIERGVIVERRRDR is encoded by the coding sequence ATGATTGAGCTCATGCTGAAAATATCCGTTGTGCTATTTTCGATTACCATTGCGATTGCGGTTTTGCGCATTATCCTTGGGCCATCCATGCCGGACCGGGTCATTGCCTTGGATGTCATCGGAGTCAACCTGATTGCAACGATTGCGGTCATATCAGTCATTATGAACACGAAAGCTTTTTTGGAAGTCATTCTGATCTTAGGAATTTTGTCGTTTATCGGAACGATCGCTTTCTCTAAATCTATTGAGAGGGGTGTTATCGTTGAGCGTAGACGAGATCGGTAA
- a CDS encoding Na+/H+ antiporter subunit E: MPAQLLLNLFIAFLWMTLMDEDELNFTTFFAGFLVGIGIIFFMHRFFGTQFYLRRLFSSFKLLLIFISELTQSSIIVLKQILSPKLKIKPGIFKYETILQSDVEVTMLSLLLTLTPGSVVMEVAPEGNLLYIHAMDVEQSREGLIKQLKNFEKAIMEVTR; this comes from the coding sequence TTGCCAGCCCAGCTGCTATTAAATTTATTCATCGCATTTCTTTGGATGACCTTAATGGATGAAGACGAGCTAAATTTTACGACTTTCTTTGCCGGCTTTCTTGTCGGGATTGGAATCATTTTTTTCATGCACCGTTTTTTCGGCACTCAGTTTTATTTGCGTCGGTTGTTTTCATCTTTCAAACTGCTGCTCATTTTCATTTCCGAGCTTACGCAGTCGAGTATTATCGTGTTAAAACAGATATTAAGCCCAAAGTTGAAAATAAAACCGGGTATCTTCAAATATGAAACGATTTTGCAAAGTGATGTGGAAGTGACGATGCTTTCGCTTCTCTTAACGCTGACCCCAGGATCGGTCGTGATGGAAGTTGCGCCGGAAGGGAATTTGCTTTATATCCATGCGATGGACGTTGAACAGTCTCGCGAAGGACTGATTAAACAGTTGAAGAATTTTGAAAAGGCGATTATGGAGGTGACTCGATGA
- a CDS encoding Na+/H+ antiporter subunit D, translated as MNNSIVLPMIIPLLTGIVLVFLRSNVKVQRVFSIVSILSVVGVSLYVLDRIQSEGILRLDFGGWLPPYGILFVADSFSVLLVLTSAIVTGTILLHAFFSIGKKHEHMFFYPFIFFLLAGVNGSFLTGDLFNLFVCFEVMLLSSYVLITLGGRKVQLIESIKYVAINVLSSWFFLLGIAYLYGTVGTLNMAHLSVRIAEVGQGPLLTVISIIFLIVFSLKAGLLLYFWLPGSYSAPPTAVAALFGALLTKVGIYAMIRVFTLIFYHEPEVTHTIIGIMAVLTMIGGSIGAIAYNDIRQIVSYNVVISVGFILVGLAVSTEAAFQGSIYYLIHDMIIKALLFLIAGTLVSLTGTAKIEEMSGLIRNYPVLGWLFFITTLSLTGIPPFSGFIGKMYVGQGAIEAGSFVLLAVAYISSIFVLYSLLRIFLNCFWGETIISEDDDVPLRKGLLVPAVILGVFTIALGIGAEGLAPYVSDAARTLMNPEIYIEAILD; from the coding sequence ATGAATAACAGTATTGTTCTGCCTATGATCATTCCATTGCTGACGGGAATCGTACTCGTTTTCCTCCGATCGAATGTGAAAGTTCAACGGGTGTTTAGCATTGTTTCCATTCTCTCAGTAGTCGGTGTCAGTCTGTATGTATTGGACCGTATCCAGTCCGAAGGGATTTTACGGCTAGATTTCGGTGGATGGTTGCCGCCGTACGGAATTCTATTTGTAGCGGATTCATTTTCCGTCCTGTTGGTGTTAACATCCGCTATTGTGACGGGAACGATTCTTCTTCATGCTTTCTTTTCAATCGGCAAAAAGCATGAGCATATGTTTTTTTACCCCTTTATCTTTTTCCTGCTTGCAGGTGTCAATGGGTCATTTTTGACAGGTGATCTCTTTAACCTTTTTGTCTGTTTCGAAGTTATGCTTCTCTCATCTTATGTGCTTATTACGCTTGGGGGAAGAAAAGTACAACTAATCGAATCCATTAAATATGTCGCCATCAACGTTCTATCCTCTTGGTTCTTCCTTCTAGGGATTGCGTATCTCTACGGTACGGTGGGTACACTGAATATGGCACATTTGTCAGTACGTATCGCAGAAGTGGGACAAGGCCCCCTGCTGACCGTGATCAGCATTATTTTCCTGATCGTCTTTAGTTTGAAAGCCGGACTGCTTCTTTACTTCTGGTTGCCAGGTTCCTATAGTGCGCCTCCGACAGCGGTGGCCGCTTTGTTCGGGGCTTTGTTGACGAAAGTCGGAATTTACGCGATGATTCGGGTTTTCACGCTGATTTTTTATCATGAACCTGAAGTTACCCATACGATTATTGGCATTATGGCGGTGTTGACGATGATTGGCGGAAGTATTGGAGCAATTGCCTATAACGACATCCGGCAGATTGTTTCTTATAATGTAGTCATTTCCGTCGGGTTCATCCTAGTAGGTCTTGCTGTTTCAACGGAAGCGGCTTTCCAGGGATCTATTTATTACCTCATCCACGATATGATCATCAAAGCGTTGTTGTTCCTTATTGCAGGTACACTGGTGTCTTTGACGGGTACTGCGAAAATAGAGGAAATGAGTGGGCTGATCCGGAACTATCCGGTTCTGGGATGGTTGTTTTTTATCACCACGTTATCCCTGACCGGAATTCCGCCATTTAGCGGCTTCATTGGAAAGATGTACGTCGGCCAAGGAGCAATTGAAGCAGGCTCTTTTGTCTTGCTTGCCGTTGCTTACATATCAAGCATTTTTGTCCTGTATTCGTTACTGCGAATCTTTCTGAACTGTTTTTGGGGCGAAACGATCATTAGTGAAGATGATGATGTGCCTCTTCGAAAAGGGTTGCTAGTTCCCGCGGTGATTTTAGGTGTATTCACCATCGCATTGGGGATCGGGGCGGAAGGTCTTGCCCCGTATGTAAGTGATGCCGCCAGAACATTGATGAACCCCGAGATTTATATCGAGGCCATTTTGGATTGA